In Lachnospiraceae bacterium, the DNA window ATATGTCCTATGAATTAGGATGGGATCTGTCTGAAGAAGGTGACAGCTATTGCTTTGAGCTGACAGAGGATGATACTACCTATTATCTTTATGAATCAGCGGCAGAAGATGTAGACAGCACCTTAAATATCCTTACAAGCTATCTTACAGCAGAGGACAGTGTAGATGTAGAGTCTGACGATATCGATCTTAGTGATTTTCTGGCTGGTTATGTAGGCCATTCTGTGATCGATGCATTTATGCTCAGCGGTATTTCTCCTGACTTCGAGACCAGAAAGTATTGTGCAGAGCTGTTAGGATTTACAAACTACAGTGGTACCAGTGATGAAAACCTGGCATTGATCCAGTTAATGGGTGGCACAGTACAGTAAAAATAATAAGCCGGAAAAGACAGTATTTTGTAAACTCTTTTTAAGGATTCTGAAATTGCATCTTATCGTCCTCTCTATTATAATGAAACTAGATAAAAATCAGACATTTTTATAAAAAGTGATAGTAAGGAGGATGGAATATGAAGATGAAAAAAGCCTGGTGTATGGTATTAGCTGCAGCAATGACCTTTATGTCCGTAATGCCTGCATTTGCAGCAGACAAAAAAATTGACACAGTAAAGCTGACTTTTTCTTACGACAGGGCGCCGGCCAGTGGAGATTCCATTGGTTCTATCCATGTAAGTGGTGATACAGACAGTTATTATGTAGAGTCTGCTGAGTATACTAATGCAGAGAATCAGGATACCTGGACTGTAGGAGATGTGCCGGAAGTAAAAGTAGAGCTTTATGCAAAAGATGGCTACCGATTCTCTTATACAAGCAAAAGCCATTTCAAAATTTCCGGCTGCAATGCAGAGTTCCAGAAAGCAAAGATCTATGACAGCGGTGATTACATTGAAGTAACAGCCCAGTTAAAGCGTGTAGGCGGCAAGTTGGAGGGAACATCCAATCTGGAGTGGAATGATGGTATTGCAGAGTGGGATTCCATTGATGGTGCAAAAAGCTATGATGTAAAGCTGTTAAGAAATGAAAAAACAGTGACAACTGTAAATACTACGGCAACTTCTTTTAACTTCTCCGGTTACTTTAATAAAGAGGGAGACTACACATTCCGCGTAAGAGCCATTGCAAGCTACAACAATAAAGCAGGTGAGTGGTCTGATGATTCCTCTTCGTATTACGTAGATGAAGACGAGGCAGGAACTTACAATGGAACCGGCAAATGGATACAGGATAACAATGGCTGGTGGTACTCATATTCCACAGGCGGATACCCGACTAACTGCTGGAAACAGATCAATGGAGCATGGTACTATTTCAATACCTCCGGTTATTGTCAGACTGGCTGGGTAAGAGTAGACAGACAGTGGTATTATTTAACCGGTGGCGGTGTGATGACTACCGGCTGGCAGTTTGTGGGAGGCCAGTGGTATTATCTGAACGGAAGC includes these proteins:
- a CDS encoding N-acetylmuramoyl-L-alanine amidase family protein, with the translated sequence MKMKKAWCMVLAAAMTFMSVMPAFAADKKIDTVKLTFSYDRAPASGDSIGSIHVSGDTDSYYVESAEYTNAENQDTWTVGDVPEVKVELYAKDGYRFSYTSKSHFKISGCNAEFQKAKIYDSGDYIEVTAQLKRVGGKLEGTSNLEWNDGIAEWDSIDGAKSYDVKLLRNEKTVTTVNTTATSFNFSGYFNKEGDYTFRVRAIASYNNKAGEWSDDSSSYYVDEDEAGTYNGTGKWIQDNNGWWYSYSTGGYPTNCWKQINGAWYYFNTSGYCQTGWVRVDRQWYYLTGGGVMTTGWQFVGGQWYYLNGSGEMQTGWQCVGNKWYYLDSSGAMKVGWQQIGGQWYYLNGNGEMTIGWQFVGGRWYYMGGNGVMYANTWTPDGRYVDGSGAWVQ